A genomic segment from Flavobacterium inviolabile encodes:
- a CDS encoding DUF4197 domain-containing protein yields the protein MKKIIFLFAFLPFFGCAEAQQIFNQLPNKAKTSGILNQTDIAAGLKEALNNGVEKQVVKLTQVDGFYKNEMVKILMPEELQKVDKTLRSIGMGSLADEGIKMMNRAAEDAVKEATPIFVNAVKSMTITDAKNILMGSDNSATTYLQTSTTTALYGKFNPVIKSSFDKVGADKIWSTIITKYNSIPLVKKVNPDLTDYVTNEAMEGVFKMISVEEKNIRTNLNSRTSGLLKKVFALQDKK from the coding sequence ATGAAAAAAATTATTTTCTTATTTGCTTTTTTACCGTTTTTCGGATGTGCAGAAGCACAGCAAATTTTCAATCAGTTACCGAATAAGGCTAAAACCTCCGGTATTTTAAATCAGACGGATATTGCTGCCGGACTAAAAGAGGCCTTAAACAATGGTGTGGAAAAACAGGTTGTAAAGCTAACGCAGGTTGATGGTTTTTATAAAAATGAAATGGTCAAAATCCTGATGCCGGAAGAATTGCAGAAAGTAGACAAAACATTGCGCAGTATCGGGATGGGAAGTCTTGCCGATGAAGGTATAAAAATGATGAACAGAGCTGCTGAGGACGCTGTAAAAGAAGCGACACCGATATTTGTGAATGCGGTAAAGAGTATGACCATTACCGATGCCAAGAACATCCTGATGGGAAGTGACAATTCGGCAACGACCTATTTACAGACTTCTACAACAACAGCTTTGTACGGTAAATTTAACCCGGTAATTAAAAGTTCTTTTGATAAAGTAGGGGCAGATAAGATATGGAGTACCATTATTACAAAATACAACAGTATCCCGCTGGTTAAAAAAGTAAACCCGGATTTAACGGATTATGTAACCAATGAAGCGATGGAAGGTGTTTTTAAAATGATCTCTGTAGAAGAGAAAAACATCCGAACCAATCTGAATTCGAGAACCTCCGGACTGCTTAAAAAAGTATTCGCTTTACAGGATAAAAAATAG
- a CDS encoding catalase — protein MKTHNKLTTASGKPYVENENSQTVGARGPILLQDFILHEKMASFNRERIPERVVHAKGSGAYGTFTVTHDITKYTKAKVFNTIGKETKVFLRFSTVGGEKGSADSERDPRGFAVKFYTEDGNWDLVGNNTPIFFIKDPKKFGDFIHTQKRDPQTNLKSPTMMWDFWSLNPESLHQVLILMSDRGTPNGYRFMHGFGSHTFSMINANNERFYVKFHFKSAQGIKNFTGPEADQMRAQDMDYAQRDLFKAIEDGHYPKWNLKIQVMTEAESKTYHINPFDLTKVWPHGDYPLIDVGVLELNQNPDNYFQDVEQAAFAPAHVIDGIGYSPDKMLQGRLLSYPDAHRYRLGSNFEQIPVNRCPFAVNNYQRDGKMRVDGNGGSNPNYFPNSFDAIEVDQAYKEPAWDLGTGLADWYDRNAEGENDHFTQPGNLFRLMTPEAQQNTINNIVGAMKGIGGPKRLEIINRQLCHWFRADAKLGMGIAQGLGVEVDMDSIHKA, from the coding sequence ATGAAAACTCACAACAAACTTACTACTGCCTCAGGAAAGCCTTATGTTGAGAATGAAAACTCGCAAACAGTCGGAGCGCGCGGTCCCATTTTGCTTCAGGATTTTATCCTGCACGAAAAAATGGCAAGTTTTAACAGGGAACGTATTCCGGAAAGAGTGGTACACGCCAAAGGCTCCGGAGCATACGGAACATTTACGGTAACCCATGATATTACAAAATATACAAAAGCAAAAGTATTTAATACTATAGGGAAAGAAACAAAAGTATTCCTGCGTTTCTCAACCGTTGGCGGCGAAAAAGGATCGGCTGATTCGGAACGTGACCCGAGAGGTTTTGCGGTAAAATTCTACACGGAAGACGGAAACTGGGACCTGGTTGGAAACAATACACCCATCTTTTTTATTAAAGACCCCAAAAAATTCGGGGATTTTATCCACACTCAGAAAAGAGATCCGCAAACCAATTTGAAATCACCAACGATGATGTGGGATTTCTGGTCGTTAAACCCGGAAAGTCTGCACCAGGTACTGATCTTAATGTCCGATAGAGGGACGCCAAACGGTTACCGGTTTATGCACGGATTCGGAAGCCATACCTTTTCGATGATTAATGCTAATAATGAGCGTTTTTATGTGAAATTCCACTTCAAATCGGCGCAGGGAATAAAAAACTTTACCGGGCCGGAAGCCGATCAGATGCGGGCACAGGATATGGATTATGCACAACGTGATCTTTTTAAAGCCATTGAAGACGGACACTATCCGAAATGGAACCTGAAAATCCAGGTAATGACCGAAGCGGAATCCAAAACCTATCATATCAACCCTTTCGACCTGACAAAAGTATGGCCGCATGGCGATTACCCGTTAATTGATGTGGGTGTGCTGGAACTGAACCAGAATCCGGATAACTACTTCCAGGATGTGGAACAGGCGGCTTTTGCACCGGCACACGTTATTGACGGAATCGGTTATTCGCCCGATAAAATGTTACAGGGACGTTTGTTGTCCTATCCGGATGCACACCGCTACCGTTTGGGAAGCAACTTCGAGCAGATTCCGGTAAACAGATGCCCGTTTGCGGTAAACAATTACCAAAGAGACGGTAAAATGCGTGTGGACGGTAACGGAGGAAGCAATCCGAACTATTTTCCAAACAGTTTCGATGCTATAGAAGTCGATCAGGCTTATAAAGAACCGGCATGGGATTTAGGAACCGGTCTGGCCGATTGGTATGACAGAAACGCCGAAGGAGAAAACGATCATTTTACGCAGCCCGGAAACCTGTTCCGGTTGATGACACCAGAGGCACAGCAGAATACGATCAACAATATTGTAGGCGCGATGAAAGGAATAGGCGGACCAAAAAGACTGGAAATCATTAACCGCCAGCTTTGCCACTGGTTCCGGGCCGATGCAAAACTCGGAATGGGAATTGCACAGGGACTGGGTGTTGAAGTGGATATGGATAGTATTCACAAAGCATAA
- a CDS encoding methylmalonyl-CoA mutase family protein, whose amino-acid sequence MEQAQPYQPINKVRIVTAASLFDGHDAAINIMRRIIQATGVEVIHLGHDRSVEEVVNTAIQEDANAIAMTSYQGGHNEYFKYMYDLLKEKGAGHIKIFGGGGGVILPEEIKELHEYGITRIYSPDDGRELGLQGMINDLVQRSDYPVGDTLNGEINHLEEKNPTAIARVISSAENYPEVAKATLDAIHQKNKESNIPVLGITGTGGAGKSSLVDELVRRFLIDFPEKTIGLISVDPSKRKTGGALLGDRIRMNAINNPRVYMRSLATRQSNLALSKYVAEAIEVLKAAKYDLIVLETSGIGQSDTEILEHSDVSLYVMTPEFGAATQLEKIDMLDFADLVAINKFDKRGALDAIRDVKKQYQRNHNLWDVNPDQMPVFGTIASQFNDPGMNTLYKSIMDKVAERTGADLQSTFEITREMSEKIFVIPPHRTRYLSEISENNRKYDEQALSQQEVAQKLYGIFKTIETVSGKVPVINKAGIDEYSIAVTDKEKEPFLSLLTKEFDRVKMNLDPYNWEIILTWDEKVNKYKNPVYSFKVRDKEIKIATHTESLSHSQIPKVALPKYKAWGDILRWSLQENVPGEFPFASGLYPFKREGEDPTRMFAGEGGPERTNRRFHYVSLGMPAKRLSTAFDSVTLYGNDPGHRPDIYGKIGNAGVSICCLDDAKKLYSGFNLAHPMTSVSMTINGPAPMLLGFFMNAAIDQQCELYIKENGLEKEVDAKINAIYKKKGVERPRYNGELPQGNDGLGLMLLGVTGDQVLPADVYNDIKIKTLAQVRGTVQADILKEDQAQNTCIFSTEFALRLMGDVQEYFIKQNVRNFYSVSISGYHIAEAGANPITQLAFTLANGFTYVEYYLSRGMNINDFGPNLSFFFSNGIDPEYAVIGRVARKIWAKALKNKYGANERAQMLKYHIQTSGRSLHAQEIDFNDIRTTLQALYAIYDNCNSLHTNAYDEAITTPTEESVRRAMAIQLIINKELGLAKNENPIQGSFIIEELTDLVEEAVLTEFDRITERGGVLGAMETMYQRSKIQEESLYYETLKHTGEFPIIGVNTFLSSKGSPTVVPAEVIRATEEEKQFQILTLENLHKANADEVAQQLDIIQEAAIQNQNIFEKLMDAAKYCSLGQITAALFEVGGQYRRNM is encoded by the coding sequence ATGGAACAAGCACAACCTTACCAACCTATCAATAAAGTCCGGATTGTAACAGCAGCGTCTTTATTTGACGGTCACGATGCGGCCATCAACATCATGCGAAGAATTATTCAGGCAACCGGTGTTGAGGTAATTCACTTAGGACATGATAGAAGTGTGGAAGAAGTGGTAAACACCGCTATTCAGGAAGATGCCAATGCAATTGCGATGACTTCCTATCAGGGAGGACACAATGAATATTTTAAATATATGTACGACCTTTTAAAAGAAAAAGGCGCCGGACATATTAAGATTTTTGGAGGCGGTGGAGGAGTAATCCTTCCGGAAGAGATAAAAGAATTACATGAATACGGAATCACAAGAATTTATTCTCCGGATGACGGACGTGAACTGGGATTACAGGGGATGATTAACGATTTGGTACAGCGCTCGGATTATCCGGTTGGCGATACCTTAAACGGAGAAATCAACCATCTGGAAGAAAAGAACCCAACGGCAATTGCCCGTGTTATTTCATCGGCAGAAAACTATCCGGAAGTAGCGAAAGCAACGCTGGATGCCATTCATCAGAAAAATAAAGAATCAAACATTCCTGTTTTGGGTATTACCGGAACGGGTGGTGCCGGAAAATCCTCTTTAGTAGACGAATTAGTACGCCGTTTCCTGATTGATTTCCCGGAAAAAACAATCGGATTAATTTCGGTTGACCCTTCCAAAAGAAAAACGGGCGGTGCTTTGTTAGGCGACAGAATCCGAATGAACGCCATTAATAACCCGAGAGTATACATGCGTTCCCTGGCTACGCGTCAGTCCAATTTGGCATTGTCAAAATATGTAGCGGAAGCCATCGAAGTATTGAAAGCCGCTAAATATGATTTGATCGTATTGGAAACTTCCGGTATCGGACAATCGGATACGGAAATCTTAGAACACTCAGATGTGTCATTATATGTGATGACACCGGAATTTGGTGCGGCTACTCAGTTGGAAAAAATCGACATGTTGGATTTTGCCGACCTGGTAGCGATTAACAAATTTGACAAAAGAGGGGCTTTGGATGCCATTCGCGATGTAAAAAAACAATACCAGCGAAATCATAATCTTTGGGACGTAAATCCGGATCAAATGCCGGTTTTCGGAACAATAGCCTCACAGTTTAACGATCCGGGAATGAACACGCTTTACAAATCCATTATGGATAAAGTAGCAGAAAGAACCGGAGCCGATTTACAATCTACTTTTGAGATCACTCGCGAAATGAGCGAGAAAATATTTGTAATTCCGCCACACAGAACCCGTTACTTGTCGGAAATTTCAGAAAACAACAGAAAATACGACGAGCAGGCCTTAAGCCAGCAGGAAGTAGCACAGAAATTATACGGAATATTCAAAACCATCGAAACGGTTTCCGGTAAAGTACCGGTAATCAATAAAGCCGGAATTGATGAATATTCCATCGCAGTAACCGATAAAGAGAAAGAACCGTTCCTGTCGTTGCTGACCAAAGAATTCGACAGGGTAAAAATGAATTTAGACCCGTACAACTGGGAAATCATTTTAACGTGGGATGAAAAAGTAAACAAATACAAAAATCCGGTTTACTCGTTTAAGGTTCGTGATAAAGAAATTAAAATTGCGACACATACGGAAAGTTTATCGCATTCCCAGATACCAAAAGTTGCCTTACCGAAATACAAAGCCTGGGGTGACATATTGCGTTGGTCGCTGCAGGAAAACGTACCGGGAGAATTCCCTTTTGCATCCGGATTATATCCGTTTAAAAGAGAAGGTGAGGACCCTACGCGTATGTTTGCCGGAGAAGGCGGACCGGAGCGTACAAACCGCCGTTTCCACTATGTGAGTTTGGGAATGCCGGCAAAGCGTCTTTCAACAGCTTTTGATAGTGTAACCTTATATGGTAATGATCCCGGACACCGTCCCGATATTTACGGTAAAATTGGAAATGCGGGAGTATCGATCTGCTGTCTGGACGATGCTAAAAAACTATATTCCGGATTCAATTTAGCACACCCGATGACCTCGGTGAGTATGACAATTAATGGTCCGGCGCCAATGTTGTTAGGATTCTTTATGAATGCGGCAATCGATCAGCAATGTGAGCTATACATTAAAGAAAACGGTTTAGAAAAAGAAGTTGATGCTAAGATCAACGCTATCTATAAGAAAAAAGGAGTGGAACGTCCTCGTTACAATGGCGAATTGCCACAGGGTAATGACGGACTTGGATTAATGTTGTTAGGAGTAACCGGAGATCAGGTTTTACCTGCCGACGTATATAACGATATTAAAATAAAAACCCTGGCACAGGTGAGGGGTACTGTTCAGGCAGATATCTTAAAAGAAGATCAGGCGCAGAATACCTGTATTTTCTCTACGGAATTTGCACTGCGTTTAATGGGTGACGTTCAGGAATACTTCATTAAACAAAATGTGCGTAACTTCTATTCGGTTTCCATTTCCGGATACCATATTGCAGAAGCAGGAGCGAACCCGATTACACAGCTGGCTTTCACGCTTGCAAACGGATTTACTTATGTAGAGTATTATCTGAGCAGAGGAATGAACATTAACGATTTCGGTCCGAACCTGTCGTTTTTCTTCTCAAACGGAATCGATCCGGAATATGCGGTAATCGGACGTGTGGCCCGTAAGATCTGGGCAAAAGCCTTAAAAAATAAATACGGTGCCAATGAAAGAGCACAGATGTTGAAATACCATATTCAAACATCCGGGCGTTCGCTTCACGCACAGGAAATCGACTTTAACGACATCCGTACTACATTACAGGCATTGTATGCAATTTATGATAACTGTAATTCACTGCACACCAATGCTTATGATGAGGCGATCACAACACCTACGGAAGAATCAGTACGTAGAGCAATGGCTATCCAGTTAATCATCAATAAAGAATTAGGATTGGCTAAAAACGAAAACCCGATCCAGGGATCATTCATTATTGAAGAACTTACGGATTTAGTGGAGGAAGCCGTTTTAACCGAATTTGACAGAATTACGGAAAGAGGTGGTGTATTGGGCGCTATGGAAACCATGTACCAGCGTTCGAAAATCCAGGAAGAAAGTTTGTATTATGAAACACTGAAACATACCGGAGAATTCCCGATCATCGGTGTAAATACCTTCCTGAGCTCAAAAGGTTCCCCTACGGTGGTTCCGGCTGAGGTTATCCGTGCTACGGAAGAGGAAAAACAATTCCAGATCCTGACCTTGGAAAACCTTCACAAAGCAAATGCGGATGAAGTGGCGCAACAACTGGACATTATCCAGGAAGCTGCAATTCAGAACCAGAATATCTTTGAGAAATTAATGGATGCTGCTAAATATTGCTCTTTAGGTCAAATCACGGCTGCTTTGTTTGAAGTAGGCGGTCAGTACCGAAGAAATATGTAA
- a CDS encoding endonuclease: MKKLYTTVLLMSVFMGFAQIPVGYYNSATGTGYTLKTQLYNIIKGHSDLGYNGLWTTYSTADRDHYYENDNTILDIYSEKPAGPDAYSYTYSTDQCGNYTGEGSCYNREHTIPQSVFGSQVPMYSDAHHIPPTDGYVNNRRDNYPHGMVGTATWTSTNGSKLGAASNSGYAAGYTGTVFEPIDEFKGDIARMYLYFATRYENVVSGYTYPMFNGTSNQVFTNTFLKILVNWHNLDPVSQREIDRNNAIYNRQHNRNPYIDHPEYVQSVWGAALATESFDALANVSVYPNPSNDQRINIYSEKELDEIQLINISGQIVQQIKKPVHNQETYTIDNLPHGFYLLKLSAENQTTTKKIIVN; encoded by the coding sequence ATGAAAAAACTTTACACTACCGTCTTGTTGATGTCGGTTTTTATGGGTTTTGCCCAAATTCCTGTGGGCTATTATAACAGTGCTACCGGCACCGGTTATACATTAAAAACCCAATTGTATAATATTATCAAAGGTCACTCGGATCTGGGGTATAATGGTCTTTGGACCACTTACAGTACAGCCGACAGGGATCACTACTATGAGAATGACAATACTATTTTAGACATCTATTCGGAGAAACCGGCAGGACCGGACGCTTACAGCTATACTTACAGTACGGACCAATGTGGAAATTACACCGGCGAAGGCAGCTGTTACAACAGAGAACATACCATTCCTCAATCGGTATTTGGTTCTCAGGTTCCGATGTATTCTGATGCGCATCATATTCCACCAACAGATGGTTATGTAAACAACAGAAGAGACAATTATCCGCATGGTATGGTAGGAACAGCAACGTGGACCTCAACAAACGGATCCAAACTGGGAGCGGCTTCAAACTCCGGTTATGCAGCCGGATATACCGGAACTGTTTTTGAACCAATTGACGAGTTTAAAGGCGATATTGCCAGAATGTACCTTTATTTTGCGACACGTTACGAAAATGTTGTAAGCGGTTATACATACCCTATGTTTAACGGAACCAGCAATCAGGTTTTCACCAATACTTTCCTTAAAATATTAGTAAACTGGCACAATTTAGACCCGGTTAGCCAACGTGAAATCGATCGTAATAATGCCATCTACAACCGTCAGCACAACCGTAACCCGTATATTGACCACCCGGAATATGTACAGTCCGTATGGGGAGCAGCTTTGGCAACCGAATCTTTCGATGCTTTAGCCAATGTATCCGTATATCCTAATCCATCTAACGATCAGAGAATCAATATTTATTCTGAAAAAGAGCTGGATGAAATTCAGTTAATCAACATTAGCGGTCAGATCGTACAACAAATCAAAAAACCGGTTCACAACCAGGAAACCTATACTATAGATAACCTGCCTCACGGTTTCTATTTATTGAAATTGTCTGCAGAAAACCAAACGACAACTAAAAAGATAATCGTTAACTAA
- a CDS encoding endonuclease has product MKKLYSLALSITSLIGYAQAGAPASPYYNGFNWTVTGSTLKSALATKITNTHTKTLSYDNVWDADKIIDLDPNDASNANVLLLYGFSSTMCPASTSDDNNHRRRNKNSNGGGTTCEWNREHTFAKSLGTPDLGTSGPGADAHHLRASDVQRNGARGSLKFAPGSGNSGPVSGGWYPGDEWKGDVARMIMYMYLRYPTRCLPKNVGTGSTVSSDANMIALFLQWNAEDPVSEFEDRRNTYLGNAGNTYGQGNRNPFIDNPYLATVIWGGPVAENRWPSILATDSFDALASVLVYPNPSNDQRINIYSEKELDEIQLININGQIIQQLKKPAHYQQTYTIENLPQGFYLVRISSENLTTTKKIIVN; this is encoded by the coding sequence ATGAAAAAACTCTACTCTTTAGCGTTATCAATCACTTCACTGATTGGTTACGCTCAAGCTGGCGCGCCGGCGTCTCCTTATTACAACGGGTTTAACTGGACTGTAACCGGGAGTACGTTAAAAAGTGCGTTAGCTACCAAAATTACGAATACGCATACCAAAACGCTGAGCTATGACAACGTTTGGGATGCCGACAAGATCATTGACCTGGACCCGAATGATGCTTCCAATGCCAATGTTTTATTGCTTTACGGATTTAGCAGCACGATGTGTCCGGCTTCCACTTCTGACGACAACAATCACAGAAGAAGAAATAAAAACAGTAACGGCGGCGGTACCACCTGCGAATGGAACAGGGAACATACTTTTGCAAAATCACTGGGAACTCCGGATTTAGGAACTTCGGGCCCTGGTGCAGATGCACACCATTTAAGAGCTTCAGACGTACAGCGCAACGGTGCCAGAGGAAGTTTAAAATTTGCTCCGGGTTCCGGTAATTCAGGACCTGTTTCCGGCGGATGGTATCCGGGTGACGAGTGGAAAGGCGATGTAGCCCGTATGATCATGTATATGTACCTGCGCTATCCAACCCGATGCCTGCCTAAAAATGTAGGTACCGGTTCGACCGTTTCTTCCGATGCCAATATGATTGCGCTATTCCTGCAATGGAATGCCGAAGACCCGGTTTCGGAATTTGAAGACAGAAGAAATACCTATTTGGGAAATGCCGGTAATACTTACGGTCAGGGAAACAGAAATCCATTTATTGACAACCCGTATTTAGCAACTGTTATCTGGGGCGGTCCGGTAGCCGAAAATCGCTGGCCATCCATCCTGGCTACAGACAGCTTCGATGCTCTGGCAAGTGTTCTGGTCTATCCAAACCCGTCTAACGACCAGAGAATCAATATTTATTCTGAAAAAGAACTGGATGAAATCCAGTTAATCAATATTAACGGTCAGATTATTCAACAATTGAAAAAACCGGCACACTATCAGCAGACTTACACGATAGAAAACCTGCCACAAGGTTTTTACCTGGTTCGAATTTCGTCTGAAAACCTGACCACTACCAAAAAAATTATTGTCAATTAA
- a CDS encoding RsmB/NOP family class I SAM-dependent RNA methyltransferase: MRLHRNLVFTVIDSIMAIFNEGEYADKVVARALKKDKRWGSSDRKFVAETIYEIVRWKRLYCEIAEVKEPYDRDNVWRIFAVWAVLRGYTLPDWKYFESTPVRKIKGRFDELSKIRKYKESIPDWMDELGVQELGEALWSKELASQNEQAKVILRVNTLKTTKEKLRAILMDLNIETEFVEGYPDALVLKERANVFLTQAFKDGFFEVQDASSQLVARFLDVKPGMRVVDTCAGAGGKTLHMASLMENKGQLIAMDLYESKLKQLKLRAKRNGAFNIEYRIIDTTKVIKKLHKKADRVLIDAPCSGLGVLKRNPDSKWKLQPEFIDNIRKVQAEVLESYSKIVKPGGKLVYATCSILPSENQEQVKKFLATESGKNFEFVKDVKVLASESGFDGFYMALFDRKI, encoded by the coding sequence ATGAGATTACACAGAAACTTAGTTTTTACCGTTATAGATTCCATTATGGCAATCTTCAACGAGGGAGAATATGCCGATAAGGTTGTTGCGAGAGCATTAAAAAAAGATAAAAGATGGGGAAGCAGCGATAGAAAATTCGTCGCGGAAACCATTTATGAAATAGTACGCTGGAAACGTTTATACTGCGAAATTGCAGAGGTAAAAGAACCTTATGACAGGGATAATGTTTGGAGGATTTTTGCAGTTTGGGCAGTTTTGCGCGGTTATACGCTTCCGGACTGGAAGTATTTTGAAAGTACACCGGTTCGAAAAATCAAAGGCCGTTTCGACGAGTTGTCAAAAATCAGAAAATACAAAGAATCCATTCCGGACTGGATGGATGAATTGGGTGTTCAGGAATTAGGAGAAGCACTTTGGTCAAAGGAACTGGCTTCACAAAATGAGCAGGCTAAAGTTATTTTGCGTGTGAACACTTTAAAAACAACGAAAGAAAAACTTCGTGCCATTTTAATGGACCTGAACATCGAAACGGAATTCGTAGAAGGATATCCGGATGCTTTGGTACTTAAAGAGCGTGCTAATGTTTTCCTGACACAGGCTTTTAAAGACGGCTTTTTCGAAGTTCAGGACGCTTCGTCACAATTAGTAGCCCGTTTTCTGGATGTAAAACCGGGTATGCGCGTTGTGGATACCTGTGCCGGAGCCGGCGGAAAAACACTTCACATGGCATCGCTAATGGAAAATAAAGGACAGCTTATCGCGATGGACCTTTATGAAAGCAAACTAAAACAATTAAAACTTCGCGCCAAAAGAAACGGGGCATTCAACATTGAATACCGTATTATTGATACAACCAAAGTTATTAAAAAGCTTCATAAAAAAGCCGACAGGGTTTTAATTGACGCACCTTGCAGTGGTTTAGGAGTACTGAAAAGAAATCCTGACAGTAAATGGAAACTACAGCCGGAATTTATCGATAACATCCGAAAAGTTCAGGCTGAAGTATTGGAAAGCTATTCTAAAATTGTAAAACCCGGAGGAAAACTGGTATATGCTACCTGTTCTATTCTTCCATCGGAAAATCAGGAACAAGTCAAAAAATTCCTTGCTACAGAATCGGGTAAAAACTTCGAATTTGTAAAAGATGTAAAAGTATTGGCATCCGAATCAGGGTTTGACGGATTTTACATGGCTTTATTTGATCGGAAGATATAA
- a CDS encoding helix-turn-helix domain-containing protein, with the protein MQTAILDIRQFDATGNRKEFYVNTIENHIITNHRNIHKPHKHNFYLAVLFTQGAGIHEIDFTTYAVKRGSLFFLNPGQTHHWELSEDISGYIFFHTQAFYDLHFTRNRVTHFPFFYSVQNSPYLELDEKNCSGFTALFRDIYTENHADHFLKNQIILNSIDRLYIESTRLYIEKNTPKIITQNAYAIRFQELEQLIEKHYKTEKSPSQYADWLNVSPKHLNRITQSMVGKTTSDVILDRVFLEAKRELIRFKNNFAEVALQLGYDDYAYFSKLFKKKCGETPSAFINKYR; encoded by the coding sequence ATGCAAACGGCTATTCTTGATATCAGGCAATTCGATGCCACCGGAAACCGGAAAGAGTTTTACGTGAATACTATTGAAAATCACATCATTACCAACCACCGAAACATTCACAAACCCCATAAACACAATTTCTATCTTGCTGTACTATTCACGCAGGGAGCAGGAATTCACGAGATCGATTTCACGACTTATGCGGTAAAGAGAGGCAGTTTGTTTTTTCTGAATCCCGGACAAACCCATCATTGGGAACTTTCCGAAGACATTAGCGGTTATATTTTCTTTCACACCCAGGCTTTTTACGATTTGCACTTTACCCGCAACAGAGTTACTCATTTTCCTTTTTTCTATAGTGTTCAAAACTCGCCTTATCTGGAATTGGATGAAAAAAACTGCTCCGGTTTTACAGCGTTGTTCCGGGATATTTATACCGAAAACCACGCAGATCACTTTTTAAAAAACCAAATAATCCTTAACAGCATCGACCGGCTTTACATTGAAAGTACGCGGCTTTATATTGAAAAAAACACTCCTAAAATAATAACCCAGAATGCGTATGCCATCCGTTTCCAGGAACTGGAACAATTAATTGAAAAGCATTATAAAACCGAAAAATCGCCTTCGCAATATGCCGACTGGCTAAATGTGAGTCCCAAACACCTTAACCGTATTACCCAGTCCATGGTTGGCAAAACCACTTCCGATGTGATACTGGACCGTGTTTTTCTGGAAGCCAAAAGGGAACTGATCCGTTTCAAGAATAATTTTGCCGAAGTTGCCCTCCAATTGGGCTATGACGACTATGCCTATTTCTCTAAACTTTTCAAGAAAAAATGCGGGGAAACACCTTCGGCGTTTATTAACAAATACAGATAG
- a CDS encoding DUF983 domain-containing protein gives MSVLKNIITEKCPKCGEGKVFEKKGNILLFQMPKMNKRCSHCDHQFEKEPGYFFGSMFVSYAVAVAEMVIFFLIIQFFVHSFVTIVVLIAITSVLLSTFNFRLSRMLWMHLLDGKNKRL, from the coding sequence ATGTCAGTTTTAAAGAATATTATTACCGAGAAATGCCCTAAATGCGGAGAGGGAAAAGTTTTTGAGAAAAAGGGTAACATACTGCTTTTTCAAATGCCGAAGATGAACAAACGCTGTTCGCATTGCGACCATCAGTTTGAAAAAGAACCGGGTTACTTCTTTGGTTCCATGTTTGTGAGCTATGCAGTAGCCGTAGCGGAAATGGTTATTTTCTTCCTGATCATTCAGTTTTTCGTACACAGTTTTGTCACGATCGTGGTTTTAATTGCCATCACGTCGGTATTGCTGAGCACGTTCAATTTCAGGCTGTCCCGAATGTTGTGGATGCACCTTTTGGACGGTAAAAATAAAAGACTGTAA